One window of Watersipora subatra chromosome 3, tzWatSuba1.1, whole genome shotgun sequence genomic DNA carries:
- the LOC137389824 gene encoding unconventional myosin-Ie-like isoform X1 has product MAYHWQSHNVKQSGVEDMTLLQKISEDAIVENLRKRFMDDWIYTYIGPVLIAVNPFKEMPYFTQKEIEIYQGAASYENPPHIYALTDNMYRNMLIDLENQCVIISGESGAGKTVSAKYIMAYIARVSGGGEHVQKVKDVILESNPLLEAFGNAKTVRNNNSSRFGKYVEIQFSRGGEPIGGKISNFLLEKSRVVGQNATERGFHIFYQICAGADATVRESLGITEPSYYFYLNQSGSYKVDGMDDRTEYQDTLRAMNVMGMSSDVQESVVSLVAGILHIGNIGFVENGNYAAIRDAEYLSFPSYLLGITEEQLQNKLLSRIMDTKWGNKSEKIEVTLNVDQAAHTRDALSKAIYTRLFDFLVQVVNKAMSIDREEINVGILDIYGFEIFARNGFEQFCINYVNERLQQIFIELTLKAEQEEYVQEGVKWKPIDFFNNKVVCDLIDEKKPPGIICVLDDVCATMHAVAEGADQTLLQKLGNAVGRHKHYQGNPSGFVIHHYAGQVSYTVDGFCERNRDQLFPDLIELMQSSEQEFIRSLFPEDIASMNKGRPTTFGNKIKRQANDLVSKLMKCTPHYIRCIKPNETKKPKDWEDSRTKHQVEYLGLKENIRVRRAGFAYRRVFDKFLRRYAILTPETYPVWRGRPDQGISLIMNSVHMDDDQWQLGKTKVFIKNPESLFLLEEVRERKFDKFARVLQKAWKQYNAKRYYFKLREQASDILFNKKERRRFSVNRNFVGDYIGLDDNPGVKALVGRREKVEFAGTVTKYNRRFKTTKMDLVVTNKFVYLVGREVIKKGPQKGQYEEVIKRKLDYEQITGVSLSALQDDFFILHSNDSYDSLLESVFKTEVLTCLSKCHKAKLSRDLRLKFNNSLEFAVKKEKWQGAGVRSIKFLVGGGDIAFLKPSGKNLTVTIAAGSPKNTRPRKVALDQPPKPARTHAHQGYTEVHKPGRPAPNRPAPAAPDLAAERMASWTTRGAQQKHSIKPKRFSKDLSPHLPAGGAQQIARHITGTGDLSNAEFMQTPTAGVAGLQRKLSRDNKVNKPPPAAGRPKPKSAQPKPSLPKVKALYAYDAQDTEELSFNQSDMIDVIKENENGWWLGRLRGREGIFPYNYVEKI; this is encoded by the exons ATG GCGTATCACTGGCAATCACATAATGTCAAGCAAAGCGGGGTTGAAGATATGACCCTCCTGCAGAAGATCTCTGAAGATGCCATTGTTGAGAACTTGCGCAAGCGATTTATGGATGACTGGATTTAT ACATACATTGGTCCTGTGCTTATAGCTGTCAATCCATTCAAAGAGATGCCCTATTTTACTCAGAAAGAAATAGAAATATACCAAGGAGCG GCATCATATGAGAATCCTCCACACATCTATGCTCTGACAGACAATATGTACCGCAATATGTTAATAGACCTGGAGAATCAGTGCGTTATTATCAG TGGAGAGAGCGGTGCTGGAAAAACTGTGTCAGCTAAGTATATCATGGCATACATAGCGAGAGTCTCTGGAGGTGGTGAGCATGTACAGAAAGTGAAAGATGTTATCCTTGAGTCAAACCCTTTGCTCGAAGCCTTTGGAAATGCCAAAACTGTAAGGAACAACAATTCCAGCAGATTT GGCAAGTATGTAGAGATACAGTTTAGTAGAGGAGGAGAGCCCATCGGGGGAAAAATATCTAATTTCCTCTTAGAAAAG TCCAGAGTTGTTGGTCAAAATGCAACAGAGAGAGGATTCCATATATTCTATCAGATATGTGCAGGAGCTGATGCAACGGTCAGAG AATCACTCGGAATTACAGAGCCTAGCTATTATTTCTACCTGAACCAAAGCGGATCATACAAGGTGGATGGGATGGATGATAGGACGGAGTATCAAGACACGCTG AGGGCAATGAACGTGATGGGCATGTCTTCAGACGTACAAGAGTCTGTAGTGAGCCTAGTAGCTGGAATCCTTCACATAGGGAACATTGGCTTTGTTGAGAATGGGAACTATGCAGCCATTAGAGATGCTGAGT ACCTCAGCTTCCCTTCATACTTACTTGGCATCACTGAGGAGCAGCTACAAAACAAGCTTCTTTCTCGCATCATGGACACCAAGTGGGGCAACAAGAGCGAGAAAATAGAGGTAACTTTGAATGTCGATCAGGCAGCACACACCAGAGATGCTCTCTCCAAGGCCATTTACACTCGACTGTTCGACTTCCTCGTTCAG GTTGTGAATAAGGCTATGAGCATAGACAGGGAAGAGATCAATGTTGGAATCTTGGACATCTATggttttgaaatatttgctCGGAATGGCTTTGAACAATTTTGTATCAACTATGTGAATGAGCGTCTTCAACAGATTTTCATCGAGCTGACGCTGAAGGCCGAGCAG GAGGAGTATGTGCAGGAGGGTGTTAAATGGAAACCTATTGACTTTTTCAACAACAAGGTGGTCTGTGATTTAATTGATGAAAAAAAGCCACCAGGTATCATCTGTGTGTTGGATGATGTATGTGCAACTATGCATGCTGTCGCAGAAGGAGCGGATCAGACCCTTTTGCAG AAACTAGGCAATGCAGTGGGAAGGCATAAGCACTATCAAGGCAACCCAAGCGGATTTGTGATTCATCACTATGCAGGTCAAGTCTCCTACACTGTGGATGGTTTCTGTGAAAGAAACAGAGACCAGCTCTTTCCTGATCTCATAGAGCTTATGCAGAGCAGCGAGCA GGAGTTCATTCGTAGCCTCTTCCCTGAAGATATTGCATCAATGAACAAGGGACGTCCAACCACCTTTGGTAACAAAATTAAAAGACAAGCTAATGATTTAGTGAGCAAACTGATGAAGTGCACCCCTCATTATATTCGCTGTATCAAACCAAATGAAACAAAGAAACCGAAGGACTGGGAAGACAGCAGGACAAAGCACCAGGTTGAATATCTCGGTCTCAAGGAGAATATAAGGGTGCGAAGGGCTGGATTCGCCTACAGGAGAGTCTTTGACAAGTTTCTACGCAG GTACGCCATACTTACTCCTGAGACGTATCCGGTGTGGCGAGGCAGACCTGACCAAGGTATTAGCCTCATCATGAACTCCGTGCATATGGACGATGACCAATGGCAGCTTGGAAAGACAAAAGTATTTATCAAAAATCCAGAATCT CTCTTCTTGCTTGAGGAGGTACGAGAGAGGAAATTTGACAAATTCGCACGAGTCTTACAGAAGGCATGGAAGCAGTACAACGCAAAGCGCTACTATTTCAAGCTGAGAGAGCAAGCGAGTGATATACTGTTCAACAAGAAGGAGAGAAGACGATTCAGCGTCAATAGGAACTTTGTAGGAGACTACATTGGTTTAGACGACAATCCAGGTGTCAAAGCTCTTGTGGGTCGAAGGGAAAAAGTGGAGTTTGCTGGCACAGTTACTAAATATAACAGGAGGTTTAAG ACAACCAAGATGGACTTGGTAGTTACTAACAAGTTTGTCTACCTGGTTGGTCGAGAGGTAATAAAAAAAGGACCACAAAAAGGCCAATATGAAGAAGTGATAAAACGAAAACTGGACTACGAGCAAATAACAGGCGTATCTCTCAG CGCACTGCAAGATGACTTCTTCATACTTCACAGTAATGATAGTTATGACTCACTGCTTGAGTCTGTTTTCAAAACTGAAGTGCTGACATGCCTCTCCAAGTGCCACAAAGCCAAGCTAAGCCGTGACCTCAGGCTAAAATTTAATAACAG TCTCGAGTTTGCTGTGAAGAAGGAGAAATGGCAAGGAGCTGGAGTAAGGAGCATTAAGTTTCTTGTTGGTGGTGGTGACATCGCTTTTTTGAAGCCATCCGGAAAAAACCTGACTGTTACTATCGCCGCAGGCAGTCCCAAGAATACGC GACCAAGAAAGGTGGCATTGGATCAGCCTCCCAAACCAGCTAGAACCCATGCTCATCAAGGCTATACAGAAGTGCACAAGCCTGGCCGACCAGCTCCCAATCGTCCAGCCCCGG CCGCCCCTGACCTCGCCGCCGAGCGTATGGCATCCTGGACTACTAGAGGag CTCAACAGAAACACAGTATTAAGCCTAAGCGATTCAGTAAGGACCTTTCTCCCCACCTTCCTGCTGGTGGTGCTCAACAAATAGCAAGGCATATTACTGGCACTGGAGATCTCAGTAATGCAGAATTCATGCAGACCCCTACAGCAGGGGTGGCTGG ATTGCAGAGGAAACTGAGTCGAGACAACAAGGTCAACAAGCCACCACCCGCTGCTGGTCGTCCAAAGCCAAAGAGTGCTCAGCCTAAGCCAAGCTTGCCCAAGGTCAAGGCTCTTTACGCGTATGATGCCCAGGACACGGAGGAGCTAAGCTTCAACCAATCTGATATGATTGATGTCATCAAAGAAA ATGAGAATGGCTGGTGGCTGGGAAGACTGCGGGGAAGAGAAGGCATTTTTCCATACAACTATGTAgagaaaatataa
- the LOC137389824 gene encoding unconventional myosin-Ie-like isoform X2, translated as MAYHWQSHNVKQSGVEDMTLLQKISEDAIVENLRKRFMDDWIYTYIGPVLIAVNPFKEMPYFTQKEIEIYQGAASYENPPHIYALTDNMYRNMLIDLENQCVIISGESGAGKTVSAKYIMAYIARVSGGGEHVQKVKDVILESNPLLEAFGNAKTVRNNNSSRFGKYVEIQFSRGGEPIGGKISNFLLEKSRVVGQNATERGFHIFYQICAGADATVRESLGITEPSYYFYLNQSGSYKVDGMDDRTEYQDTLRAMNVMGMSSDVQESVVSLVAGILHIGNIGFVENGNYAAIRDAEYLSFPSYLLGITEEQLQNKLLSRIMDTKWGNKSEKIEVTLNVDQAAHTRDALSKAIYTRLFDFLVQVVNKAMSIDREEINVGILDIYGFEIFARNGFEQFCINYVNERLQQIFIELTLKAEQEEYVQEGVKWKPIDFFNNKVVCDLIDEKKPPGIICVLDDVCATMHAVAEGADQTLLQKLGNAVGRHKHYQGNPSGFVIHHYAGQVSYTVDGFCERNRDQLFPDLIELMQSSEQEFIRSLFPEDIASMNKGRPTTFGNKIKRQANDLVSKLMKCTPHYIRCIKPNETKKPKDWEDSRTKHQVEYLGLKENIRVRRAGFAYRRVFDKFLRRYAILTPETYPVWRGRPDQGISLIMNSVHMDDDQWQLGKTKVFIKNPESLFLLEEVRERKFDKFARVLQKAWKQYNAKRYYFKLREQASDILFNKKERRRFSVNRNFVGDYIGLDDNPGVKALVGRREKVEFAGTVTKYNRRFKTTKMDLVVTNKFVYLVGREVIKKGPQKGQYEEVIKRKLDYEQITGVSLSALQDDFFILHSNDSYDSLLESVFKTEVLTCLSKCHKAKLSRDLRLKFNNSLEFAVKKEKWQGAGVRSIKFLVGGGDIAFLKPSGKNLTVTIAAGSPKNTRPRKVALDQPPKPARTHAHQGYTEVHKPGRPAPNRPAPAQQKHSIKPKRFSKDLSPHLPAGGAQQIARHITGTGDLSNAEFMQTPTAGVAGLQRKLSRDNKVNKPPPAAGRPKPKSAQPKPSLPKVKALYAYDAQDTEELSFNQSDMIDVIKENENGWWLGRLRGREGIFPYNYVEKI; from the exons ATG GCGTATCACTGGCAATCACATAATGTCAAGCAAAGCGGGGTTGAAGATATGACCCTCCTGCAGAAGATCTCTGAAGATGCCATTGTTGAGAACTTGCGCAAGCGATTTATGGATGACTGGATTTAT ACATACATTGGTCCTGTGCTTATAGCTGTCAATCCATTCAAAGAGATGCCCTATTTTACTCAGAAAGAAATAGAAATATACCAAGGAGCG GCATCATATGAGAATCCTCCACACATCTATGCTCTGACAGACAATATGTACCGCAATATGTTAATAGACCTGGAGAATCAGTGCGTTATTATCAG TGGAGAGAGCGGTGCTGGAAAAACTGTGTCAGCTAAGTATATCATGGCATACATAGCGAGAGTCTCTGGAGGTGGTGAGCATGTACAGAAAGTGAAAGATGTTATCCTTGAGTCAAACCCTTTGCTCGAAGCCTTTGGAAATGCCAAAACTGTAAGGAACAACAATTCCAGCAGATTT GGCAAGTATGTAGAGATACAGTTTAGTAGAGGAGGAGAGCCCATCGGGGGAAAAATATCTAATTTCCTCTTAGAAAAG TCCAGAGTTGTTGGTCAAAATGCAACAGAGAGAGGATTCCATATATTCTATCAGATATGTGCAGGAGCTGATGCAACGGTCAGAG AATCACTCGGAATTACAGAGCCTAGCTATTATTTCTACCTGAACCAAAGCGGATCATACAAGGTGGATGGGATGGATGATAGGACGGAGTATCAAGACACGCTG AGGGCAATGAACGTGATGGGCATGTCTTCAGACGTACAAGAGTCTGTAGTGAGCCTAGTAGCTGGAATCCTTCACATAGGGAACATTGGCTTTGTTGAGAATGGGAACTATGCAGCCATTAGAGATGCTGAGT ACCTCAGCTTCCCTTCATACTTACTTGGCATCACTGAGGAGCAGCTACAAAACAAGCTTCTTTCTCGCATCATGGACACCAAGTGGGGCAACAAGAGCGAGAAAATAGAGGTAACTTTGAATGTCGATCAGGCAGCACACACCAGAGATGCTCTCTCCAAGGCCATTTACACTCGACTGTTCGACTTCCTCGTTCAG GTTGTGAATAAGGCTATGAGCATAGACAGGGAAGAGATCAATGTTGGAATCTTGGACATCTATggttttgaaatatttgctCGGAATGGCTTTGAACAATTTTGTATCAACTATGTGAATGAGCGTCTTCAACAGATTTTCATCGAGCTGACGCTGAAGGCCGAGCAG GAGGAGTATGTGCAGGAGGGTGTTAAATGGAAACCTATTGACTTTTTCAACAACAAGGTGGTCTGTGATTTAATTGATGAAAAAAAGCCACCAGGTATCATCTGTGTGTTGGATGATGTATGTGCAACTATGCATGCTGTCGCAGAAGGAGCGGATCAGACCCTTTTGCAG AAACTAGGCAATGCAGTGGGAAGGCATAAGCACTATCAAGGCAACCCAAGCGGATTTGTGATTCATCACTATGCAGGTCAAGTCTCCTACACTGTGGATGGTTTCTGTGAAAGAAACAGAGACCAGCTCTTTCCTGATCTCATAGAGCTTATGCAGAGCAGCGAGCA GGAGTTCATTCGTAGCCTCTTCCCTGAAGATATTGCATCAATGAACAAGGGACGTCCAACCACCTTTGGTAACAAAATTAAAAGACAAGCTAATGATTTAGTGAGCAAACTGATGAAGTGCACCCCTCATTATATTCGCTGTATCAAACCAAATGAAACAAAGAAACCGAAGGACTGGGAAGACAGCAGGACAAAGCACCAGGTTGAATATCTCGGTCTCAAGGAGAATATAAGGGTGCGAAGGGCTGGATTCGCCTACAGGAGAGTCTTTGACAAGTTTCTACGCAG GTACGCCATACTTACTCCTGAGACGTATCCGGTGTGGCGAGGCAGACCTGACCAAGGTATTAGCCTCATCATGAACTCCGTGCATATGGACGATGACCAATGGCAGCTTGGAAAGACAAAAGTATTTATCAAAAATCCAGAATCT CTCTTCTTGCTTGAGGAGGTACGAGAGAGGAAATTTGACAAATTCGCACGAGTCTTACAGAAGGCATGGAAGCAGTACAACGCAAAGCGCTACTATTTCAAGCTGAGAGAGCAAGCGAGTGATATACTGTTCAACAAGAAGGAGAGAAGACGATTCAGCGTCAATAGGAACTTTGTAGGAGACTACATTGGTTTAGACGACAATCCAGGTGTCAAAGCTCTTGTGGGTCGAAGGGAAAAAGTGGAGTTTGCTGGCACAGTTACTAAATATAACAGGAGGTTTAAG ACAACCAAGATGGACTTGGTAGTTACTAACAAGTTTGTCTACCTGGTTGGTCGAGAGGTAATAAAAAAAGGACCACAAAAAGGCCAATATGAAGAAGTGATAAAACGAAAACTGGACTACGAGCAAATAACAGGCGTATCTCTCAG CGCACTGCAAGATGACTTCTTCATACTTCACAGTAATGATAGTTATGACTCACTGCTTGAGTCTGTTTTCAAAACTGAAGTGCTGACATGCCTCTCCAAGTGCCACAAAGCCAAGCTAAGCCGTGACCTCAGGCTAAAATTTAATAACAG TCTCGAGTTTGCTGTGAAGAAGGAGAAATGGCAAGGAGCTGGAGTAAGGAGCATTAAGTTTCTTGTTGGTGGTGGTGACATCGCTTTTTTGAAGCCATCCGGAAAAAACCTGACTGTTACTATCGCCGCAGGCAGTCCCAAGAATACGC GACCAAGAAAGGTGGCATTGGATCAGCCTCCCAAACCAGCTAGAACCCATGCTCATCAAGGCTATACAGAAGTGCACAAGCCTGGCCGACCAGCTCCCAATCGTCCAGCCCCGG CTCAACAGAAACACAGTATTAAGCCTAAGCGATTCAGTAAGGACCTTTCTCCCCACCTTCCTGCTGGTGGTGCTCAACAAATAGCAAGGCATATTACTGGCACTGGAGATCTCAGTAATGCAGAATTCATGCAGACCCCTACAGCAGGGGTGGCTGG ATTGCAGAGGAAACTGAGTCGAGACAACAAGGTCAACAAGCCACCACCCGCTGCTGGTCGTCCAAAGCCAAAGAGTGCTCAGCCTAAGCCAAGCTTGCCCAAGGTCAAGGCTCTTTACGCGTATGATGCCCAGGACACGGAGGAGCTAAGCTTCAACCAATCTGATATGATTGATGTCATCAAAGAAA ATGAGAATGGCTGGTGGCTGGGAAGACTGCGGGGAAGAGAAGGCATTTTTCCATACAACTATGTAgagaaaatataa
- the LOC137389824 gene encoding unconventional myosin-Ie-like isoform X3 has protein sequence MAYHWQSHNVKQSGVEDMTLLQKISEDAIVENLRKRFMDDWIYTYIGPVLIAVNPFKEMPYFTQKEIEIYQGAASYENPPHIYALTDNMYRNMLIDLENQCVIISGESGAGKTVSAKYIMAYIARVSGGGEHVQKVKDVILESNPLLEAFGNAKTVRNNNSSRFGKYVEIQFSRGGEPIGGKISNFLLEKSRVVGQNATERGFHIFYQICAGADATVRESLGITEPSYYFYLNQSGSYKVDGMDDRTEYQDTLRAMNVMGMSSDVQESVVSLVAGILHIGNIGFVENGNYAAIRDAEYLSFPSYLLGITEEQLQNKLLSRIMDTKWGNKSEKIEVTLNVDQAAHTRDALSKAIYTRLFDFLVQVVNKAMSIDREEINVGILDIYGFEIFARNGFEQFCINYVNERLQQIFIELTLKAEQEEYVQEGVKWKPIDFFNNKVVCDLIDEKKPPGIICVLDDVCATMHAVAEGADQTLLQKLGNAVGRHKHYQGNPSGFVIHHYAGQVSYTVDGFCERNRDQLFPDLIELMQSSEQEFIRSLFPEDIASMNKGRPTTFGNKIKRQANDLVSKLMKCTPHYIRCIKPNETKKPKDWEDSRTKHQVEYLGLKENIRVRRAGFAYRRVFDKFLRRYAILTPETYPVWRGRPDQGISLIMNSVHMDDDQWQLGKTKVFIKNPESLFLLEEVRERKFDKFARVLQKAWKQYNAKRYYFKLREQASDILFNKKERRRFSVNRNFVGDYIGLDDNPGVKALVGRREKVEFAGTVTKYNRRFKTTKMDLVVTNKFVYLVGREVIKKGPQKGQYEEVIKRKLDYEQITGVSLSALQDDFFILHSNDSYDSLLESVFKTEVLTCLSKCHKAKLSRDLRLKFNNSLEFAVKKEKWQGAGVRSIKFLVGGGDIAFLKPSGKNLTVTIAAGSPKNTRPRKVALDQPPKPARTHAHQGYTEVHKPGRPAPNRPAPAAPDLAAERMASWTTRGAQQKHRGITCYCL, from the exons ATG GCGTATCACTGGCAATCACATAATGTCAAGCAAAGCGGGGTTGAAGATATGACCCTCCTGCAGAAGATCTCTGAAGATGCCATTGTTGAGAACTTGCGCAAGCGATTTATGGATGACTGGATTTAT ACATACATTGGTCCTGTGCTTATAGCTGTCAATCCATTCAAAGAGATGCCCTATTTTACTCAGAAAGAAATAGAAATATACCAAGGAGCG GCATCATATGAGAATCCTCCACACATCTATGCTCTGACAGACAATATGTACCGCAATATGTTAATAGACCTGGAGAATCAGTGCGTTATTATCAG TGGAGAGAGCGGTGCTGGAAAAACTGTGTCAGCTAAGTATATCATGGCATACATAGCGAGAGTCTCTGGAGGTGGTGAGCATGTACAGAAAGTGAAAGATGTTATCCTTGAGTCAAACCCTTTGCTCGAAGCCTTTGGAAATGCCAAAACTGTAAGGAACAACAATTCCAGCAGATTT GGCAAGTATGTAGAGATACAGTTTAGTAGAGGAGGAGAGCCCATCGGGGGAAAAATATCTAATTTCCTCTTAGAAAAG TCCAGAGTTGTTGGTCAAAATGCAACAGAGAGAGGATTCCATATATTCTATCAGATATGTGCAGGAGCTGATGCAACGGTCAGAG AATCACTCGGAATTACAGAGCCTAGCTATTATTTCTACCTGAACCAAAGCGGATCATACAAGGTGGATGGGATGGATGATAGGACGGAGTATCAAGACACGCTG AGGGCAATGAACGTGATGGGCATGTCTTCAGACGTACAAGAGTCTGTAGTGAGCCTAGTAGCTGGAATCCTTCACATAGGGAACATTGGCTTTGTTGAGAATGGGAACTATGCAGCCATTAGAGATGCTGAGT ACCTCAGCTTCCCTTCATACTTACTTGGCATCACTGAGGAGCAGCTACAAAACAAGCTTCTTTCTCGCATCATGGACACCAAGTGGGGCAACAAGAGCGAGAAAATAGAGGTAACTTTGAATGTCGATCAGGCAGCACACACCAGAGATGCTCTCTCCAAGGCCATTTACACTCGACTGTTCGACTTCCTCGTTCAG GTTGTGAATAAGGCTATGAGCATAGACAGGGAAGAGATCAATGTTGGAATCTTGGACATCTATggttttgaaatatttgctCGGAATGGCTTTGAACAATTTTGTATCAACTATGTGAATGAGCGTCTTCAACAGATTTTCATCGAGCTGACGCTGAAGGCCGAGCAG GAGGAGTATGTGCAGGAGGGTGTTAAATGGAAACCTATTGACTTTTTCAACAACAAGGTGGTCTGTGATTTAATTGATGAAAAAAAGCCACCAGGTATCATCTGTGTGTTGGATGATGTATGTGCAACTATGCATGCTGTCGCAGAAGGAGCGGATCAGACCCTTTTGCAG AAACTAGGCAATGCAGTGGGAAGGCATAAGCACTATCAAGGCAACCCAAGCGGATTTGTGATTCATCACTATGCAGGTCAAGTCTCCTACACTGTGGATGGTTTCTGTGAAAGAAACAGAGACCAGCTCTTTCCTGATCTCATAGAGCTTATGCAGAGCAGCGAGCA GGAGTTCATTCGTAGCCTCTTCCCTGAAGATATTGCATCAATGAACAAGGGACGTCCAACCACCTTTGGTAACAAAATTAAAAGACAAGCTAATGATTTAGTGAGCAAACTGATGAAGTGCACCCCTCATTATATTCGCTGTATCAAACCAAATGAAACAAAGAAACCGAAGGACTGGGAAGACAGCAGGACAAAGCACCAGGTTGAATATCTCGGTCTCAAGGAGAATATAAGGGTGCGAAGGGCTGGATTCGCCTACAGGAGAGTCTTTGACAAGTTTCTACGCAG GTACGCCATACTTACTCCTGAGACGTATCCGGTGTGGCGAGGCAGACCTGACCAAGGTATTAGCCTCATCATGAACTCCGTGCATATGGACGATGACCAATGGCAGCTTGGAAAGACAAAAGTATTTATCAAAAATCCAGAATCT CTCTTCTTGCTTGAGGAGGTACGAGAGAGGAAATTTGACAAATTCGCACGAGTCTTACAGAAGGCATGGAAGCAGTACAACGCAAAGCGCTACTATTTCAAGCTGAGAGAGCAAGCGAGTGATATACTGTTCAACAAGAAGGAGAGAAGACGATTCAGCGTCAATAGGAACTTTGTAGGAGACTACATTGGTTTAGACGACAATCCAGGTGTCAAAGCTCTTGTGGGTCGAAGGGAAAAAGTGGAGTTTGCTGGCACAGTTACTAAATATAACAGGAGGTTTAAG ACAACCAAGATGGACTTGGTAGTTACTAACAAGTTTGTCTACCTGGTTGGTCGAGAGGTAATAAAAAAAGGACCACAAAAAGGCCAATATGAAGAAGTGATAAAACGAAAACTGGACTACGAGCAAATAACAGGCGTATCTCTCAG CGCACTGCAAGATGACTTCTTCATACTTCACAGTAATGATAGTTATGACTCACTGCTTGAGTCTGTTTTCAAAACTGAAGTGCTGACATGCCTCTCCAAGTGCCACAAAGCCAAGCTAAGCCGTGACCTCAGGCTAAAATTTAATAACAG TCTCGAGTTTGCTGTGAAGAAGGAGAAATGGCAAGGAGCTGGAGTAAGGAGCATTAAGTTTCTTGTTGGTGGTGGTGACATCGCTTTTTTGAAGCCATCCGGAAAAAACCTGACTGTTACTATCGCCGCAGGCAGTCCCAAGAATACGC GACCAAGAAAGGTGGCATTGGATCAGCCTCCCAAACCAGCTAGAACCCATGCTCATCAAGGCTATACAGAAGTGCACAAGCCTGGCCGACCAGCTCCCAATCGTCCAGCCCCGG CCGCCCCTGACCTCGCCGCCGAGCGTATGGCATCCTGGACTACTAGAGGag CTCAACAGAAACACAGGGGCATCACGTGTTATTGTTTGTAG